The genomic DNA TTGTTTAGTACTCCGCACCATTGGTGCGAAGCCTTAGCACAATATGTGCGAAGCCTTAGCACAACATGTGCGCAGCAACAACACATCAGCTAAAAGTGAGAAGAACGAGGCTTTATGCGTATTATAATGAGTACTGCAAGACGTTAATAGCTAACGAAGAGAAGAGTACAGATACAAAGAAAGAGGGTATATCCAAGACACAAACGTCTAAGATATACCCTCTGAAATGTATGTTAACACGGAAGATTAATCATTCATATAACGCTGAACACGTGCATACATCAACTCATATTGAGATTTGATAGTTGTATCCTTCGTTGTCTTAATGCGTTCCTCAAGAAGTTTCTGAAGCTTCTGTGCATAGTGGAACACATATTCGGCTGTGCGGTCGATGGTCTCTGTCCACATCGTCTCTGGTTCACCATAACCAACACCAAAGCCAAGGAAAGCCACATCCTGCTTGTCATCACGCAAGCTGCGCACCTTACCAACCTGTTTAACCTCAACAATGTTAGCCTTCAGACGTTCAACATAGAGTTGCTGCATGGCGATATCATCGTCGTCGAGATTCTCATCACCTGCGATTGTCTTAGCCCAAACATTATTATACGTGTCTTCGCAATACTCCAATGGAGAATAAGAAGTAGAGTCAGCATAATAGCTCAATGCTAAACGCGCAGTTGCTGAAAGAGCCATTTCCTGAATACCACCTGCCAATGTTTTGTAAGGATGAGAGTTAATCTGAGGTAGACGATTCTCAATACTCTCAACACCACGCTTACCAAACTTGCGTGCTTCCTGTAACAACCACATCGCAGCAGCACGCTGTTTCTCCTTAGGCATCACCTCATAACGAGGAATACCAGAAGACTCTGTTGTCTGATTCAGCTTGATACCACCAATGACAGCATAGACATTACGTGCATAACCGTAAGCTTGAGAAACCATTTGACGATAGAGTTTAGCCTTACGTGCACCATCAGCACCATCAGGAATCCACTCATCGAAATGACTGAGAATATACTCAAGGTTCTTAAGACCGTATGTACTTGACTTCACAGCATCGTCACCGAGATCCTCCTCAATGGCGGTTGGGTCGTAACGATAGCGTGACTGCTGAAGTACGTAACGATACATTGGGTCGTTAGCATGAGACTCAACAAGTGCCATCAATGGCTTTACGTCATCTCTGAAACTCTTTGAATTAGGGAAAACACGGTAGCCCCACTCTATTGCATAGTTGTCATACACACCGAGGTAAGGAGGAGTCAGTGACACACCCTTATCTGTTGGCTGTGCAACATAGTTGAAACGAGCATAGTCCATGATAGATGCTGTCGTACCATACTTCTGTGTGAAGCTTGCAGAACGGAGCGAATCAGTTGGGATTGCAGCCGATGAAGCCATGTTGTGCATCAGTCCGAGTGTATGTCCTACCTCGTGAGTTACAATATACTCCAATGTTGGCAACAAAATGCTATCAGGCATATCCAATGTTCGTGCAGCAGGATCAAGCTGTGATGTCTGAATAAAACGCCAACTATTGATGACATTCACAACATCATTATACACCAATACGGTCGCTGTGATAATCTCACCTGTACGAGGATCAACCCATGAAGGACCCATTGCATTCTCTGTTGCAGTAGGCAGATAACGAATGCAAGAATACTGGAAGTTATCAGGATCGAAGTTTGGATCATTGGTTGGGAAGTCCACAGCCTGCATCACATTCTTGAAACCGATACGCTCGAAAGCCTTATTCCATCTAAGAACAGCATTCCGAATTGCTGGCTTCCACTTTTCAGGGAACGCATTATCGATATAGAACACAATAGGTTTAACTGGCTCACTGAGCTGACCTGCAAAGTAAGCAGCTGGGTCTTTTGGTTCTACACGCCAACGATTGATAAAGCTTGCATGGTCGATAAGACTGTCATTGACGATAGACTTTGGTGTAAGGAAGTAGCCAAGACGAGTATCACTCAGACGAGGCGTCATCATATCCTCTGGCAAGAGTGCCAAAGTAAACTGTACACCAATAGAAACTGGATGATTGCTAATAGCAACATTACCACTGTTACCAGTCATATTGGTAACGTAGTTGCGCTCCATCGAGATACAAGCATTGTTTGCAAACGACTTCAAAGAAGTTACTTTAATCCACTCTGGTCTCAAGTCAGCATCCACACGATATGGACCAGCTATCTTTGCAATCACTGGGAAATACTTACTCTCTCTCAAGAAGAAAGAAGAAACATCAAAGAGAATACCTCCAGTCTTCTTGTTTCTTGCCTTGATTGGGAAGCTATAGAAGTCAAGGTTACGATAGTTCGTAGCCTGTGCCTGCTTCGCATTGCCTGCTGGTAGGGCATCAAGTAATTCAGAGTTGATTGCCTGCATTACGATAGAGCTATCCTTCTCTACAAAACGCACGTGTGAAACAGAGCCTGCACGAGTACCAACATCAGCAAACTGTGGGCTTGATACAGATGAAATTGTAGCACCAATCAGCATGTCACGACCGATAGACGAAGGTGGCAACTCCATGAGAAGTTTCTCACCTGTTCTATAGAACGAAACGAATGGTCCCTTTGCAGAGTCTGTCTTCTCTTCGGTTAGAATACGCTCATAGGCATCTTTCTTCACCACAGAAGTAGTGGTTGTAGCCTTCTTTTTCTTCTTCTTAAAGAAAGGGAACGCCTGTGCTGACAGTGAAAGACTCAAGAATCCCACTGCTAATAGGGTCGCATGAACCGATTTCATTGATAAAAATGAAGTCTTTCTCATTTCTTCACCTCCATTGTCTTATTGATTTTGAAGAGCATCATCTCGTAGTGTGTACGCGCTTCAAGTGGCAAGTTAGCCTTCAAACACTTCTCCAAAGCAGTTCTCAACTTCAAAAGACAGTTGTAGAAGTAAAGCTCTGAATTGTCTGCGAGGGTGATATCAACAGCTGGAGCAAGGTTCTGAGAAGGGTCACCAAAGCCCGGAGTAGCACCAAGATCATCACCCTTTAAAGCCATGCTTGAACCTGAGCCACCACCTGAGCCACCATTACCAGTAGCCTTAGAAACAACACTCTGTGCCTGACTCATAAATGCACGCTGCAAAACACGCTCGCCCTGAGAAGGTGCGCGCATCTCAGCAACACTCTTGAAGAGGGTGTTATAGATATCATCAAAGTACTCTTTCTGTGTGTAACTGTTTGGATTCAAGTAAGAAGTGATAGCTACACGCATACGTGCTGCCATCAAATCGTAACCCATAAACTCCAAACTCTGGTCATAATAGCTTACTGACAAGTAGCCCTTACGCTCAAAATCACGGTTAGCATACTTCTTGAAGTTCATCGCCTCCTGCAAACACCACAAGAGTGAACGACGCTGAAGGTCCTTAGAAACAACCTGATACTGTGGAACTCCTGCTGAAATCTTCATATTATTGAGGTACATACCACCAACATTACTCAACACCTGCTTGAACAAAGCATAACGATTCTGTGATATCTGCAGGTATAACTGATCCTTGATACGAGTATCTTCATCGTTCTTAATCCACTTAGAGAGATTGTTTTCAACGATTGTATAGTTCTTATTTGCAAGGTTTGCACTCGCTATCATATCGTTACCAAGCGCACCAGCAGCAAGACGTGGGTCCCACTTAGCATTGCGCTCAGCATAATAACGAAGACGTGGGTTTGTCACCTTCTTGTCAACAAACGCCTCAAGTATATTCTTCTCATCATTGATAGAAACATTATCAGTATCAAAATAACGATAGTTCCAATCAATTGTAAAGTAGTCATACATGCCAAGTCCTGTTGGAGCAAGGCGTACACCATTGTCAGATGGCTGTGCAACGTAATTGTAATGAACATCATCCATTACCGAAGGTGCAAGCCCCATTGTCGTTGTGAAACGTGCATTACGAAGAGAGTCAGTAGGATAAGTAGCGGAAGCACCTGGATTATCCAACAAGCCTAACATACTTCCTGTCTCCTTCATTACTAACATCTTAAGCCCTTCCGCAAATTTAGCAGCTGGTAAACGATTACCACGAACAGATGCGTCAACAGCACCAGTCTGTATCAAACGCCACTTGTGCAGCAGTTTCTCAACATCAGAATAAACGAACATTGAAGCAGCCATAATCTCACCCGTGTTAGGGTTGACATGGATATCACTCTTCGGAGCTGATGACGAACCGCTTGGTATGTATCGAATACAAGAATACTTAACATTATCTGGATCGAAATCACCTTGCTTCTGTGGAAAGTCAACAACCTCAATAGCATTCTTAAAACCTATTCGCTCAAAGGCTTTGTTCCACTCGAGAACACCTTCACGGATAGGTTGTTTCCAAGCCTCTGGGAAGGTGTTATCCAAATAGAAACGAATTGGATTAACAGGCTGCGTCAGCTTTCCTTTTGCATACGACTTCTTATCCTTTGGCACAAGATTCCAACGATGAGAGAAGAAGATACGCTTCGTGCTTTCCCCTTCTTGTGGAATACCTAAACGAACAGAGTAGTTAACACCTATGCGTGAGTCCATGATGCGTGGACGCATTGCTGACTCTGGAACAAGTGCCAAACTATAGCTAACCCCAACTGTTGTGGGACGTTCACCACCGATAGGCATTGACATCAACGAAGTAGACACACCGTAAGTGAAGTCATTATTGACAACGAGATTGTTGTCAAAACTCTTTATACCACGAATGAATGAAAGCTCTGACTTTGGAGTTGCCTTAACGCTATAGTTACCATTCTTAGTTGGCATAACGGGCAAGAGGTTTGTTGGTTTACCCAATAAAGAGGTCACATCAAAGACAACAGCTGTACTATCATTGTTGTAAGCCATGATATTGAAACCCTGCCAAATCCCATCACGATAATTCAGTGCCAATGCACCATCAAGATTAGATGAGGTTGCATTGTCTTTAAAAAGAACATTGTTAGGCAACTTCATCACAACAGAACTATCCTGTATATCAAAGTAGAACAGTACAGGATTAGAACTTGTTGAACCTACCGTTACAGCCGTTGGATCGGTTGTAGAGGTAATGGTTCCACCGAGCATCATCTCTTTCTTTAGCAAAGTACGTGGCAGTTCCAAGTAGATTTTGTTATCAAGCTTATGAACTGTAATAAACTTACTACGTGCCGTCTCTGTCTTCTTATCCTTGAAGAGGCGGTCATATTTCGTCTCCTTCTTAGGTTTAGACTTAGACTTGTCATCATCAGCTTTTACTGTGGTACTTTGCAATACAAGGAGGAACAACAATGCCCCTCCAAGTATAGAATTCTTAAATGAAAAATTCATTCTTATCATTTGTATGTTATTTATTTCTATATAATGCCTTCACAATGCGTCCTGTGATATGTTGCTTTGACCAGCGCAGACTGTTAGTCTGTGTATCGTAGCAATAGAGACTTCCAGGCATTGAAGCAGAAGTATCATTTGTTGCCACATAGATGAGGTTATCATCATCAGAGAATGCCATATCAACAATCTTCTCAGTACTGTTACCAACGGTGAACAATGCTGTGGTTGGGAAGTTACTGTTTGCAAGAACGTTATGTGCATAGACTGCATTCCCGTTGGTATAGTAAACAATATTCTTACTGCGTGCGGAACGAACCACAGAACCATTCGTTATACCAGAAGTAGAAGGCATTGCAACACGATAAACGACATTTGCTGCAATTCTCTTATCTGCTGATGAAGAGTAGTAACCTGGGAAGAGGTATGTGAAGTAGAACGTACCACTGCTCTTCTGACAGGTAATCAGTGCCATTTTACGTTGTTTGTCAACGCTACCCATACCAACTAAGGTGTCACCTGTAAAGGTTCCCTTCAAAATCTCAGCAGGAACAGCAGTGTTCTCAATCGCTGATGCCAACAGTGCGCCATGTGCATTGTCGAAGTAAGCATCACCATGAGCATAGAAGAGGTCGTCTCTCCACCAAGGTGTCATATAAGAAGCGAATGTTACTGAACCACCGACAGCATTTGTGAAGCGTGATGTCTGTGAAACCAAAGTCGTTGTGTTCAGACCCAAAGAATACAGGTTATTCTTTGTAATAGCCATCATCTTTGATGAACTTGGGTCAGAGTTAGCCTCAACCTGTATCACCTTCTCGTTGACAGGTGTCTGGAACACTGATAACATCTCATAGCTATCAAGCTGATAAAGTGTAGAAGGATTACCAGCAGCAATGACCAGAATGTTATTTGTCTGACTACCGATAGACTTGCTCCATGCCATAGAACATGGTTTACCGAAGTTGATGTTTGGATTGTTAGAAGCCAATACGTCAAGATGGAACTCCTTGTTTACATCCTCTGTTGGAACGTATGAAAGAATAGCCTTACTGTTGTTTTCAGCCAAGAGATAAATACCCTTTGTATAAGCATACTCAACATTGACGGTAAACTCATAAATCTGAATATTCTGACCATTGCTCAATCTGAGTCGACCAGTATAAGTCCCAGAATTCTGAATAGGATAAACAAGTGCTGTATCACTTGAAACCAACTTGTGATTTATCTCCCATTCGTAAGTGAGTTTCTGCTTACCATTGCTCTGCAATACCGTGGGGGTAATCTTTAAAGTGTCACCCTGATTGAGCGTGTAAGTGCTGTTTAATGGTGTCTGCAAACTAATTACAGATACCCCGTCACCACCTTCTGTCGACTCGTCATTGATACACGAAGTGAAGGCAAACGCTGCAACAGCTAAGATATACAAATATTTCTTTACCATATTTTTGTGCAATTAAATAGTGGTTTTACTAATAAAAATAATTACTCTGGGTTGGCAGCAAAATAAGCCACCAACTTCTGAATATTTCGATAAAGCTGTGTCCATTTTCTACGGTCACGAATTGCTGCCTCAAGTTCGCTTACGTTTGAATTGTACAAGCTGAGGAGATAACGATACTTTGCTGGTGTATAAGCAGGAAGTCCCATTGCTTGCAGCATAGGGTTATCCCACCAGTACGGTTTCTCAAGTACATTATCGAACGTAATGGTTCTCTTTATACTCTTTGGGAAACGAACACCAAGGTCGTTAGTTGCCTCAAGACGAATAACCAAACGGATATTATCATTCTTTGTATCACTAAGATTTTTACGCAACAACACAACTGGGAAACTTGCGCTAAGGCTATCTGCAGGCACCGTTTGTTCACTGTTAATTGCTTCAAAGTGTACTCCCGCCTTTGCTGTACTACTTGGATCAACTACAACCTTAAAGGTTTGTGCCCGTGACTTTCTCACTCCAGCAATCTTCACCTTTATCTTTACAGTATCTGTTGTTACACTGGTTGGCTGTGCACCGAATGAGAAGTTATATAATGTATCAGCAGCATTATTCAAGTCGAAATAAACCTGATTAGCTCCTTCGAAAGTACCATCCTTTGAGTATTCACCTTTGTACTCATCATTTGAACACGCTGCCAACGACAATGCAATGACACCGATAGCGAAGAAGTTTGTGATTGATTTACACATAATCATACGTTTTTTAGTGTTGTCCGATAAACAAATTCCATGTAGCTTAGCCTTTTCTTCCTTATTATATAGGACTGTGATGACTTCGCTTTCCCATGTTTTGCTGATGTGCTAAGTTCCCGCACATGTGGTGCGAAGGCTCAGCACGCATGGTGCGGAGGGCTAACACCAATGGTGCTGCATATTAGTTGACCCATCAAAGAGCTTATACAACTTAAGTATTATCGGATTACAATATTTGTTTTTATGTTTATATCTCTTCTTTTATACAGTCAAGTCAGTGATTTAGCTATGCTAAACCTCGCTGACTCATTGATATGAATTATTACTGATGTACTACTTTATCACCGTACTCATTCTCTCTATCTGGCCAAGGGAGGTTGAAGATAGCATCAGAAGGCTGATAAGTATCAATATTTCTAAAATCAGTAAAACTACGATTGTAATGCTTCAACGCATAGAAAGTCTGTCCCATACCAGGGAACTCACGCATACGCTCGCGCATCATTTCCTGCTCAAAGAGTGTACGTGTTGAAACTTTAGTCGCATCAACATCGCCCAATCCTCTACTCTTTCTTACCTTATTAAGCAAACTGATTGCCTCTGTCTGGTTTGAATCGTAAAGACTTTCGCTCAAGATATAATACATCTCCGGCAGACTAATTAGTACAAATCCTTTCAATACTCCTCTTGTAGCCTCAGCGTCATTCTGAATTAGACGGATAAAACTAAAAGATGTGGAGCCTCCTGACGTATTCTCTTTATAGAAAGAAGTAAAACGAAGGTCGGAGCTAAGTGCCGTAAAGAGGTCTGTCTCATAGATGCTATGTGTATCACGACGCCCCTCGAGGAAAGTTCCGAAAGCGTTTGAACGAAGGAAAGCTGCACGAATAGCATTCGAACGATCAGCAGCATAGACACCAAATATCATCTCCTTGCTGGCTGGGAAACGCATCACAGAATCAATCGAGGTACTTGTATTCAGTGCAAAATTACTTGTTGCGTTGATGACCTCACGTGCATACTTTGCTGCTTCTGTGTACTTACCCATAGCATAGTACACACGAGCTTTGGTAGCCTTCACGGCATACTTATTGAAAAGTATTACACGTCCCTTGCTATAATCA from Prevotella melaninogenica includes the following:
- a CDS encoding zinc-dependent metalloprotease gives rise to the protein MKSVHATLLAVGFLSLSLSAQAFPFFKKKKKKATTTTSVVKKDAYERILTEEKTDSAKGPFVSFYRTGEKLLMELPPSSIGRDMLIGATISSVSSPQFADVGTRAGSVSHVRFVEKDSSIVMQAINSELLDALPAGNAKQAQATNYRNLDFYSFPIKARNKKTGGILFDVSSFFLRESKYFPVIAKIAGPYRVDADLRPEWIKVTSLKSFANNACISMERNYVTNMTGNSGNVAISNHPVSIGVQFTLALLPEDMMTPRLSDTRLGYFLTPKSIVNDSLIDHASFINRWRVEPKDPAAYFAGQLSEPVKPIVFYIDNAFPEKWKPAIRNAVLRWNKAFERIGFKNVMQAVDFPTNDPNFDPDNFQYSCIRYLPTATENAMGPSWVDPRTGEIITATVLVYNDVVNVINSWRFIQTSQLDPAARTLDMPDSILLPTLEYIVTHEVGHTLGLMHNMASSAAIPTDSLRSASFTQKYGTTASIMDYARFNYVAQPTDKGVSLTPPYLGVYDNYAIEWGYRVFPNSKSFRDDVKPLMALVESHANDPMYRYVLQQSRYRYDPTAIEEDLGDDAVKSSTYGLKNLEYILSHFDEWIPDGADGARKAKLYRQMVSQAYGYARNVYAVIGGIKLNQTTESSGIPRYEVMPKEKQRAAAMWLLQEARKFGKRGVESIENRLPQINSHPYKTLAGGIQEMALSATARLALSYYADSTSYSPLEYCEDTYNNVWAKTIAGDENLDDDDIAMQQLYVERLKANIVEVKQVGKVRSLRDDKQDVAFLGFGVGYGEPETMWTETIDRTAEYVFHYAQKLQKLLEERIKTTKDTTIKSQYELMYARVQRYMND
- a CDS encoding zinc-dependent metalloprotease; the encoded protein is MIRMNFSFKNSILGGALLFLLVLQSTTVKADDDKSKSKPKKETKYDRLFKDKKTETARSKFITVHKLDNKIYLELPRTLLKKEMMLGGTITSTTDPTAVTVGSTSSNPVLFYFDIQDSSVVMKLPNNVLFKDNATSSNLDGALALNYRDGIWQGFNIMAYNNDSTAVVFDVTSLLGKPTNLLPVMPTKNGNYSVKATPKSELSFIRGIKSFDNNLVVNNDFTYGVSTSLMSMPIGGERPTTVGVSYSLALVPESAMRPRIMDSRIGVNYSVRLGIPQEGESTKRIFFSHRWNLVPKDKKSYAKGKLTQPVNPIRFYLDNTFPEAWKQPIREGVLEWNKAFERIGFKNAIEVVDFPQKQGDFDPDNVKYSCIRYIPSGSSSAPKSDIHVNPNTGEIMAASMFVYSDVEKLLHKWRLIQTGAVDASVRGNRLPAAKFAEGLKMLVMKETGSMLGLLDNPGASATYPTDSLRNARFTTTMGLAPSVMDDVHYNYVAQPSDNGVRLAPTGLGMYDYFTIDWNYRYFDTDNVSINDEKNILEAFVDKKVTNPRLRYYAERNAKWDPRLAAGALGNDMIASANLANKNYTIVENNLSKWIKNDEDTRIKDQLYLQISQNRYALFKQVLSNVGGMYLNNMKISAGVPQYQVVSKDLQRRSLLWCLQEAMNFKKYANRDFERKGYLSVSYYDQSLEFMGYDLMAARMRVAITSYLNPNSYTQKEYFDDIYNTLFKSVAEMRAPSQGERVLQRAFMSQAQSVVSKATGNGGSGGGSGSSMALKGDDLGATPGFGDPSQNLAPAVDITLADNSELYFYNCLLKLRTALEKCLKANLPLEARTHYEMMLFKINKTMEVKK
- a CDS encoding PKD-like domain-containing protein, with the translated sequence MVKKYLYILAVAAFAFTSCINDESTEGGDGVSVISLQTPLNSTYTLNQGDTLKITPTVLQSNGKQKLTYEWEINHKLVSSDTALVYPIQNSGTYTGRLRLSNGQNIQIYEFTVNVEYAYTKGIYLLAENNSKAILSYVPTEDVNKEFHLDVLASNNPNINFGKPCSMAWSKSIGSQTNNILVIAAGNPSTLYQLDSYEMLSVFQTPVNEKVIQVEANSDPSSSKMMAITKNNLYSLGLNTTTLVSQTSRFTNAVGGSVTFASYMTPWWRDDLFYAHGDAYFDNAHGALLASAIENTAVPAEILKGTFTGDTLVGMGSVDKQRKMALITCQKSSGTFYFTYLFPGYYSSSADKRIAANVVYRVAMPSTSGITNGSVVRSARSKNIVYYTNGNAVYAHNVLANSNFPTTALFTVGNSTEKIVDMAFSDDDNLIYVATNDTSASMPGSLYCYDTQTNSLRWSKQHITGRIVKALYRNK
- a CDS encoding DUF4843 domain-containing protein; translation: MCKSITNFFAIGVIALSLAACSNDEYKGEYSKDGTFEGANQVYFDLNNAADTLYNFSFGAQPTSVTTDTVKIKVKIAGVRKSRAQTFKVVVDPSSTAKAGVHFEAINSEQTVPADSLSASFPVVLLRKNLSDTKNDNIRLVIRLEATNDLGVRFPKSIKRTITFDNVLEKPYWWDNPMLQAMGLPAYTPAKYRYLLSLYNSNVSELEAAIRDRRKWTQLYRNIQKLVAYFAANPE
- a CDS encoding RagB/SusD family nutrient uptake outer membrane protein; translated protein: MKKISKYIGIFMVVALLTSCNDFLDVQPKGQLTDDEMFTDLTGYEDAMFGVYGKLATSNLYGQNLSWGMVDELGQQFGYDNTQDVSYYLNRYQYTNQQARNVVDAVWSNMYNNIANVNNVLKHINDISAGAQERKMIHGEALGLRAFMHFDLARLYCTDYTRSDASTLGLPYATEFNLKNHPRYTLQATFNLILKDLNQADSLLADDNDVTYDNTFVRDYSKGRVILFNKYAVKATKARVYYAMGKYTEAAKYAREVINATSNFALNTSTSIDSVMRFPASKEMIFGVYAADRSNAIRAAFLRSNAFGTFLEGRRDTHSIYETDLFTALSSDLRFTSFYKENTSGGSTSFSFIRLIQNDAEATRGVLKGFVLISLPEMYYILSESLYDSNQTEAISLLNKVRKSRGLGDVDATKVSTRTLFEQEMMRERMREFPGMGQTFYALKHYNRSFTDFRNIDTYQPSDAIFNLPWPDRENEYGDKVVHQ